A region from the Hypomesus transpacificus isolate Combined female chromosome 11, fHypTra1, whole genome shotgun sequence genome encodes:
- the emx2 gene encoding homeobox protein EMX2, translated as MFQPTPKRCFTIESLVAKDNPLPASRSEEPIRPAALSYANSGQMNPFLNGFHSSGRGVYSNPDLVFAEAVSHPTNSAVPVHSVPPPHALAAHPLSSSHSPHPLFASQQRDPSTFYPWLIHRYRYLGHRFQGNETSPESFLLHNALARKPKRIRTAFSPSQLLRLEHAFEKNHYVVGAERKQLAHSLSLTETQVKVWFQNRRTKFKRQKLEEEGSESQQKKKGTHHINRWRLATKQGSPEEIDVTSDD; from the exons ATGTTTCAACCTACACCGAAGAGGTGTTTCACTATTGAATCGTTGGTAGCGAAGGATAATCCTCTACCGGCGTCGAGGTCCGAGGAACCCATTCGACCAGCGGCTCTCAGCTATGCAAACTCGGGCCAGATGAATCCATTTCTTAACGGCTTTCATTCCAGCGGCAGGGGCGTCTATTCAAATCCGGACTTGGTGTTCGCTGAGGCGGTTTCACATCCTACAAACTCCGCTGTCCCAGTGCATTCAGTACCCCCACCACATGCTTTGGCTGCTCACCCTCTTTCATCCTCACATAGTCCGCACCCTCTTTTTGCCAGCCAGCAAAGGGACCCCTCAACCTTTTACCCATGGCTAATACATAGATATAGGTACTTGGGACACAGATTTCAAG GAAACGAAACCAGCCCGGAGAGCTTCCTATTGCACAATGCACTGGCCAGAAAACCCAAAAGAATTCGGACAGCTTTTTCACCCTCGCAACTTCTGCGGCTTGAGCACGCTTTTGAAAAAAACCATTACGTCGTAGGAGCCGAAAGAAAACAGCTTGCACACAGCCTTAGCCTCACAGAAACTCAG GTAAAAGTGTGGTTTCAGAACCGAAGAACCAAGTTCAAACGCCAAAAGTTGGAAGAGGAGGGTTCGGAGTCACAGCAAAAGAAGAAGGGAACCCATCACATAAACCGATGGAGACTCGCAACTAAACAAGGAAGTCCAGAGGAAATCGACGTCACGTCAGACGATTGA